A stretch of Brassica napus cultivar Da-Ae chromosome C6, Da-Ae, whole genome shotgun sequence DNA encodes these proteins:
- the LOC106403696 gene encoding DNA ligase 6 isoform X1 has product MASDSAGGFPNDGNLETLNLNSTELYSSAVSSSVPTPSLKPPFSPLSTPQSNRIPKTNFIVDFFRSSSSDPSSVAFFLSHFHSDHYSGLSSSWSRGIIFCSHITARLLKQILQVPSQFVFPLPTNQKVIIDGSEVVLIDANHCPGAVQFLFKTKDGSERYIHTGDFRFCDSMRSDPFLGGFVGCDGVFLDTTYCNPKFVFPTQQESVDYVISAIDKIDEMNKKVLFLVATYVVGKEKILIEIAKRCNRKIFVEARKMSILNVLGCGESGMFTEDKEESHVHVVGWNVLGETWPYFRPNFVKMNEIMVEKGYDKVVGFVPTGWTYEVKRNKFAVKVKDSMEIHLVPYSEHSNYDELREYIKLLKPKTVIPTVGVDVEKMDSREVYKMQKHFSGLVDEMANKKEFLLGFYRQSDKKSEKADMDVSEENDAPRSDSSVTEKLLIELRDSLPDWVSEEQMLDLIKKHAGNPVDIVSNFYECEAELYKQSFLATSSLENQAVLIDDDGIDLQPNPAKSTSSDCQASQKGFALPSKVDLTKATVSPGKRSKSIGNKSNKKAKKDPKLKPVGPGQSTITKFFDKVLDSGSTSAGVGLETEECNTDEKMVHNDAKEAYKEVTDQFIDIVHGSESLREYAASIIDEAKGDINRALDIYYSKPSEIPGEHAGEGGGGLSSKSNQFPQCPEACSSQENKKTSQKSGLALNLCEQKSAEEMVDNDYVSLPPEKYKPKEHGSAACWRDGQPAPYIHLVRTFASVEGERGKIKAMSMLCNMFRSLLALSPEDVLPAVYLCTNKIAADHENIELNIGGSLISSALEEACGISRSTMREMYNRLGDLGDVAQLCRQTQKLLVPPPPLLVRDVFSSLRKISVQSGTGSTRQKKNLIVKLMRSCREKEIKFLVRTLSRNLRIGAVLRTVLPALGRAVVMNSFWNCHNKEASESCFREKLEGVSAAVVEAYNILPSLDVVVPSLMDKDIEFSTSTLSMIPGVPIKPMLAKIANGVQDFIKLFQDEAFTCEYKYDGQRAQIHLLLDGTVRIFSRNGDETTSRFPDLVDVIKQFACPAAETFMLDAEVVATDRKNDNKLMSFQELSTRERGSKDALVTTKSIKVEVCVFVFDIMFFNGEQLLALPLRERRRRLNEVFPETRPGFLEYAKEITVGAEEASLNNQDTLCRINAFLEEAFQSSCEGIMVKSLDVDAGYCPTKRSDSWLKVKRDYVDGLGDTLDLVPIGAWHGNGRKAGWYSPFLMACYNPETEEFQSVCRVMSGFSDAFYIEMKELYSGDKILAKKPPYYRTGETPDMWFTAEVVWEIRGADLTVSPVHSAALGLVHPSRGISVRFPRFICKRMDKIPEECSTAADIAEMFHAQTRKMNIKSQH; this is encoded by the exons ATGGCCTCCGACTCCGCCGGCGGCTTCCCAAACGACGGTAACTTAGAAACCCTAAACCTCAATTCTACAGAACTCTACTCATCAGCAGTCTCCTCCTCCGTTCCTACACCCTCCCTCAAACCACCATTCTCTCCTCTCTCAACCCCTCAATCAAACCGAATCCCCAAAACCAACTTCATCGTCGACTTCTtccgctcctcctcctccgatcCCTCCTCCGTCGCTTTCTTCCTCTCACACTTCCACTCCGACCACTACTCCGGCCTCTCCTCTTCCTGGTCCCGAGGAATCATCTTCTGCTCTCACATAACCGCGCGCCTCCTCAAACAAATCCTCCAAGTCCCGTCGCAGTTCGTCTTCCCTTTACCTACGAATCAAAAAGTTATCATCGATGGCTCCGAGGTTGTTCTCATCGACGCGAATCACTGCCCAGGAGCTGTACAGTTCCTCTTCAAAACCAAGGATGGTTCCGAAAGGTACATTCACACCGGAGATTTCAGATTCTGCGATTCGATGAGATCAGATCCGTTCCTTGGTGGCTTCGTTGGCTGCGACGGTGTTTTCCTCGACACTACTTATTGCAACCCTAAGTTCGTATTCCCCACGCAGCAAGAGTCTGTTGATTATGTGATTAGCGCGATAGATAAGATCGATGAAATGaataaaaaagttttgtttcttgttgCGACTTACGTTGTTGGTAAAGAGAAGATTTTAATTGAGATTGCTAAGAGATGCAATAGGAAGATCTTTGTGGAGGCGAGGAAGATGTCGATTTTGAATGTTTTGGGGTGTGGAGAGAGTGGAATGTTCACTGAGGATAAGGAAGAGAGCCATGTTCATGTTGTGGGATGGAATGTGTTGGGTGAGACTTGGCCGTATTTTCGTCCCAATTTCGTGAAGATGAATGAGATTATGGTTGAGAAAGGGTATGATAAGGTTGTAGGTTTTGTCCCCACGGGGTGGACTTATGAGGTGAAGAGGAATAAGTTTGCGGTGAAGGTTAAAGATTCTATGGAGATTCATCTTGTTCCGTATAGCGAGCATTCGAATTACGATGAGCTTAGGGAGTACATCAAGTTGTTGAAACCTAAAACAGTTATTCCTACGGTTGGTGTTGATGTCGAGAAGATGGATAGCAGGGAGGTTTATAAAATGCAGAAGCATTTTTCTGGATTGGTAGACGAAATGGCTAACAAGAAAGAGTTTTTATTGGGTTTCTATCGACAGTCTGACAAGAAGAGTGAGAAGGCTGACATGGATGTTAGCGAAGAAAATGATGCTCCAAGAAGTGATTCTTCGGTGACTGAAAAGTTGCTGATAGAACTACGTGATTCTTTGCCTGATTGGGTCAGTGAAGAGCAGATGTTAGATCTGATTAAGAAACATGCTGGTAACCCTGTAGATATAGTAAGTAACTTCTATGAATGCGAAGCAGAGCTTTACAAGCAATCCTTTCTTGCCACGTCTTCCTTGGAGAATCAGGCTGTTTTGATTGATGACGATGGAATCGACTTGCAACCAAATCCTGCTAAGAGCACTTCGTCAGATTGTCAAGCAAGTCAAAAAGGTTTTGCCTTACCAAGCAAAGTTGATTTAACAAAGGCTACTGTTTCTCCCGGGAAAAGAAGCAAAAGCATTGGCAATAAGTCGAACAAGAAGGCCAAGAAAGATCCAAAGTTAAAACCAGTTGGTCCAGGGCAGTCAACCATAACTAAATTCTTCGATAAGGTGTTGGATAGTGGATCTACTTCTGCTGGTGTTGGTTTAGAGACTGAAGAATGCAATACAGATGAAAAGATGGTCCACAATGATGCTAAAGAAGCATACAAAGAAGTAACAGATCAATTTATTGACATTGTTCATGGTTCTGAGTCTTTAAGAGAGTATGCTGCTTCCATCATTGATGAGGCTAAAGGAGATATAAATAGGGCACTGGACATCTATTATAGTAAACCCAGTGAAATACCTGGTGAGCATGCAGGTGAGGGAGGAGGAGGACTCTCTAGCAAATCAAATCAGTTTCCGCAATGTCCAGAAGCGTGCTCCTCCCAGGAGAACAAAAAGACGTCACAAAAATCAGGACTTGCATTGAACTTATGTGAGCAGAAATCAGCAGAAGAAATGGTGGACAATGATTATGTATCTCTACCGCCTGAAAAATATAAGCCTAAAGAGCACGGTAG TGCAGCTTGTTGGAGGGATGGACAGCCTGCTCCATATATCCACCTTGTCCGGACATTTGCTTCCGTTGAAGGTGAAAGAGGCAAGATCAAAGCTATGTCTATGCTTTGCAACATGTTTAGAAG CTTGTTGGCTCTCTCTCCAGAAGATGTGCTGCCCGCTGTTTATCTTTGCACAAATAAGATTGCCGCTGACCATGAGAATATT GAGCTTAACATTGGTGGAAGTCTAATCTCCTCTGCATTGGAAGAAGCATGTGGAATAAGTCGGTCTACTATGAGGGAGATGTATAATAGATTGGGGGATCTTG GGGATGTTGCTCAGCTATGCCGACAAACACAAAAACTACTGGTTCCTCCCCCACCACTTCTAGTTAGAGACGTGTTTTCAAGTCTACGGAAGATAAG TGTGCAGTCAGGTACTGGAAGTActagacaaaagaaaaacctCATCGTGAAGCTAATGCGCTCttgcagagagaaagagatcaaATTTTTAGTTAGAACATTG TCCCGTAATTTAAGGATTGGCGCTGTGTTGAGAACTGTTCTGCCTGCACTAGGGCGAGCAGTAGTTATGAATTCTTTCTGGAACTGCCATAACAAAGAAGCATCAGAAAGTTGTTTCAGAGAGAAACTCGAg GGCGTTTCTGCTGCAGTAGTTGAGGCCTACAATATACTTCCTTCTCTG GACGTGGTTGTTCCTTCTCTCATGGACAAAGACATTGAGTTTTCAACATCAACTCTGTCAATGATCCCAGGGGTACCTATAAAACCCATGCTTGCGAA AATTGCTAACGGGGTTCAAGATTTTATCAAGCTCTTCCAAGATGAGGCTTTTACATGCGAATACAA ATATGATGGTCAGCGCGCCCAGATCCATTTGTTACTTGATGGTACTGTTCGCATCTTCTCTCGAAACGGGGACGAAACCACTTCCAGATTTCCGGATCTGGTTGATGTTATAAAACAGTTTGCTTGCCCTGCTGCTGAAACATTCATGTTGGACGCAGAG GTGGTTGCAACTGATAGAAAGAATGACAATAAACTCATGTCATTCCAAGAGTTATCAACAAGAGAGCGAGGGAGCAAAGATGCTCTGGTAACAACAAAAAGTATTAAG GTTGAAGTCTGCGTCTTTGTGTTTGATATTATGTTCTTCAATGGTGAACA GCTGTTGGCTCTTCCCCTCCGTGAGAGACGAAGAC GTCTCAATGAAGTCTTCCCTGAGACTAGGCCAGGTTTTCTCGAGTATGCTAAGGAAATCACT GTGGGAGCAGAAGAGGCGTCTTTGAATAACCAAGACACTTTGTGTAGAATAAATGCGTTTCTAGAAGAAGCATTTCAGTCATCTTGTGAAGGAATCATGGTTAAGTCTTTAGATGTTGATGCCGGTTACTGCCCCACAAAGCGTTCTGATTCATGGCTTAAG GTTAAGCGAGATTATGTAGATGGATTAGGTGACACATTGGATTTAGTTCCTATAGGTGCTTGGCATGGCAACGGGAGAAAAGCGGGATG GTATAGTCCATTCCTCATGGCCTGCTACAACCCTGAGACCGAGGAGTTCCAGAGTGTCTGTCGTGTCATGTCTGGGTTTTCTGATGCCTTTTACATCGAG ATGAAAGAACTCTACTCAGGAGATAAGATCCTTGCGAAAAAGCCTCCATACTACAGAACAGGGGAGACACCAGACATGTGGTTTACCGCAGAGGTCGTTTGGGAAATCAGAGGTGCGGATCTAACCGTCTCACCTGTACACAGTGCGGCTTTAGGTCTTGTCCATCCATCACGAGGCATCTCTGTTAGATTTCCCAGATTCATCTGTAAAAGGATGGATAAGATTCCGGAGGAATGCAGCACGGCTGCAGATATAGCGGAGATGTTTCATGCTCAAACCAGGAAAATGAACATCAAGTCTCAACACTAA
- the LOC106403696 gene encoding DNA ligase 6 isoform X2, with protein sequence MASDSAGGFPNDGNLETLNLNSTELYSSAVSSSVPTPSLKPPFSPLSTPQSNRIPKTNFIVDFFRSSSSDPSSVAFFLSHFHSDHYSGLSSSWSRGIIFCSHITARLLKQILQVPSQFVFPLPTNQKVIIDGSEVVLIDANHCPGAVQFLFKTKDGSERYIHTGDFRFCDSMRSDPFLGGFVGCDGVFLDTTYCNPKFVFPTQQESVDYVISAIDKIDEMNKKVLFLVATYVVGKEKILIEIAKRCNRKIFVEARKMSILNVLGCGESGMFTEDKEESHVHVVGWNVLGETWPYFRPNFVKMNEIMVEKGYDKVVGFVPTGWTYEVKRNKFAVKVKDSMEIHLVPYSEHSNYDELREYIKLLKPKTVIPTVGVDVEKMDSREVYKMQKHFSGLVDEMANKKEFLLGFYRQSDKKSEKADMDVSEENDAPRSDSSVTEKLLIELRDSLPDWVSEEQMLDLIKKHAGNPVDIVSNFYECEAELYKQSFLATSSLENQAVLIDDDGIDLQPNPAKSTSSDCQASQKGFALPSKVDLTKATVSPGKRSKSIGNKSNKKAKKDPKLKPVGPGQSTITKFFDKVLDSGSTSAGVGLETEECNTDEKMVHNDAKEAYKEVTDQFIDIVHGSESLREYAASIIDEAKGDINRALDIYYSKPSEIPGEHAGEGGGGLSSKSNQFPQCPEACSSQENKKTSQKSGLALNLCEQKSAEEMVDNDYVSLPPEKYKPKEHACWRDGQPAPYIHLVRTFASVEGERGKIKAMSMLCNMFRSLLALSPEDVLPAVYLCTNKIAADHENIELNIGGSLISSALEEACGISRSTMREMYNRLGDLGDVAQLCRQTQKLLVPPPPLLVRDVFSSLRKISVQSGTGSTRQKKNLIVKLMRSCREKEIKFLVRTLSRNLRIGAVLRTVLPALGRAVVMNSFWNCHNKEASESCFREKLEGVSAAVVEAYNILPSLDVVVPSLMDKDIEFSTSTLSMIPGVPIKPMLAKIANGVQDFIKLFQDEAFTCEYKYDGQRAQIHLLLDGTVRIFSRNGDETTSRFPDLVDVIKQFACPAAETFMLDAEVVATDRKNDNKLMSFQELSTRERGSKDALVTTKSIKVEVCVFVFDIMFFNGEQLLALPLRERRRRLNEVFPETRPGFLEYAKEITVGAEEASLNNQDTLCRINAFLEEAFQSSCEGIMVKSLDVDAGYCPTKRSDSWLKVKRDYVDGLGDTLDLVPIGAWHGNGRKAGWYSPFLMACYNPETEEFQSVCRVMSGFSDAFYIEMKELYSGDKILAKKPPYYRTGETPDMWFTAEVVWEIRGADLTVSPVHSAALGLVHPSRGISVRFPRFICKRMDKIPEECSTAADIAEMFHAQTRKMNIKSQH encoded by the exons ATGGCCTCCGACTCCGCCGGCGGCTTCCCAAACGACGGTAACTTAGAAACCCTAAACCTCAATTCTACAGAACTCTACTCATCAGCAGTCTCCTCCTCCGTTCCTACACCCTCCCTCAAACCACCATTCTCTCCTCTCTCAACCCCTCAATCAAACCGAATCCCCAAAACCAACTTCATCGTCGACTTCTtccgctcctcctcctccgatcCCTCCTCCGTCGCTTTCTTCCTCTCACACTTCCACTCCGACCACTACTCCGGCCTCTCCTCTTCCTGGTCCCGAGGAATCATCTTCTGCTCTCACATAACCGCGCGCCTCCTCAAACAAATCCTCCAAGTCCCGTCGCAGTTCGTCTTCCCTTTACCTACGAATCAAAAAGTTATCATCGATGGCTCCGAGGTTGTTCTCATCGACGCGAATCACTGCCCAGGAGCTGTACAGTTCCTCTTCAAAACCAAGGATGGTTCCGAAAGGTACATTCACACCGGAGATTTCAGATTCTGCGATTCGATGAGATCAGATCCGTTCCTTGGTGGCTTCGTTGGCTGCGACGGTGTTTTCCTCGACACTACTTATTGCAACCCTAAGTTCGTATTCCCCACGCAGCAAGAGTCTGTTGATTATGTGATTAGCGCGATAGATAAGATCGATGAAATGaataaaaaagttttgtttcttgttgCGACTTACGTTGTTGGTAAAGAGAAGATTTTAATTGAGATTGCTAAGAGATGCAATAGGAAGATCTTTGTGGAGGCGAGGAAGATGTCGATTTTGAATGTTTTGGGGTGTGGAGAGAGTGGAATGTTCACTGAGGATAAGGAAGAGAGCCATGTTCATGTTGTGGGATGGAATGTGTTGGGTGAGACTTGGCCGTATTTTCGTCCCAATTTCGTGAAGATGAATGAGATTATGGTTGAGAAAGGGTATGATAAGGTTGTAGGTTTTGTCCCCACGGGGTGGACTTATGAGGTGAAGAGGAATAAGTTTGCGGTGAAGGTTAAAGATTCTATGGAGATTCATCTTGTTCCGTATAGCGAGCATTCGAATTACGATGAGCTTAGGGAGTACATCAAGTTGTTGAAACCTAAAACAGTTATTCCTACGGTTGGTGTTGATGTCGAGAAGATGGATAGCAGGGAGGTTTATAAAATGCAGAAGCATTTTTCTGGATTGGTAGACGAAATGGCTAACAAGAAAGAGTTTTTATTGGGTTTCTATCGACAGTCTGACAAGAAGAGTGAGAAGGCTGACATGGATGTTAGCGAAGAAAATGATGCTCCAAGAAGTGATTCTTCGGTGACTGAAAAGTTGCTGATAGAACTACGTGATTCTTTGCCTGATTGGGTCAGTGAAGAGCAGATGTTAGATCTGATTAAGAAACATGCTGGTAACCCTGTAGATATAGTAAGTAACTTCTATGAATGCGAAGCAGAGCTTTACAAGCAATCCTTTCTTGCCACGTCTTCCTTGGAGAATCAGGCTGTTTTGATTGATGACGATGGAATCGACTTGCAACCAAATCCTGCTAAGAGCACTTCGTCAGATTGTCAAGCAAGTCAAAAAGGTTTTGCCTTACCAAGCAAAGTTGATTTAACAAAGGCTACTGTTTCTCCCGGGAAAAGAAGCAAAAGCATTGGCAATAAGTCGAACAAGAAGGCCAAGAAAGATCCAAAGTTAAAACCAGTTGGTCCAGGGCAGTCAACCATAACTAAATTCTTCGATAAGGTGTTGGATAGTGGATCTACTTCTGCTGGTGTTGGTTTAGAGACTGAAGAATGCAATACAGATGAAAAGATGGTCCACAATGATGCTAAAGAAGCATACAAAGAAGTAACAGATCAATTTATTGACATTGTTCATGGTTCTGAGTCTTTAAGAGAGTATGCTGCTTCCATCATTGATGAGGCTAAAGGAGATATAAATAGGGCACTGGACATCTATTATAGTAAACCCAGTGAAATACCTGGTGAGCATGCAGGTGAGGGAGGAGGAGGACTCTCTAGCAAATCAAATCAGTTTCCGCAATGTCCAGAAGCGTGCTCCTCCCAGGAGAACAAAAAGACGTCACAAAAATCAGGACTTGCATTGAACTTATGTGAGCAGAAATCAGCAGAAGAAATGGTGGACAATGATTATGTATCTCTACCGCCTGAAAAATATAAGCCTAAAGAGCACG CTTGTTGGAGGGATGGACAGCCTGCTCCATATATCCACCTTGTCCGGACATTTGCTTCCGTTGAAGGTGAAAGAGGCAAGATCAAAGCTATGTCTATGCTTTGCAACATGTTTAGAAG CTTGTTGGCTCTCTCTCCAGAAGATGTGCTGCCCGCTGTTTATCTTTGCACAAATAAGATTGCCGCTGACCATGAGAATATT GAGCTTAACATTGGTGGAAGTCTAATCTCCTCTGCATTGGAAGAAGCATGTGGAATAAGTCGGTCTACTATGAGGGAGATGTATAATAGATTGGGGGATCTTG GGGATGTTGCTCAGCTATGCCGACAAACACAAAAACTACTGGTTCCTCCCCCACCACTTCTAGTTAGAGACGTGTTTTCAAGTCTACGGAAGATAAG TGTGCAGTCAGGTACTGGAAGTActagacaaaagaaaaacctCATCGTGAAGCTAATGCGCTCttgcagagagaaagagatcaaATTTTTAGTTAGAACATTG TCCCGTAATTTAAGGATTGGCGCTGTGTTGAGAACTGTTCTGCCTGCACTAGGGCGAGCAGTAGTTATGAATTCTTTCTGGAACTGCCATAACAAAGAAGCATCAGAAAGTTGTTTCAGAGAGAAACTCGAg GGCGTTTCTGCTGCAGTAGTTGAGGCCTACAATATACTTCCTTCTCTG GACGTGGTTGTTCCTTCTCTCATGGACAAAGACATTGAGTTTTCAACATCAACTCTGTCAATGATCCCAGGGGTACCTATAAAACCCATGCTTGCGAA AATTGCTAACGGGGTTCAAGATTTTATCAAGCTCTTCCAAGATGAGGCTTTTACATGCGAATACAA ATATGATGGTCAGCGCGCCCAGATCCATTTGTTACTTGATGGTACTGTTCGCATCTTCTCTCGAAACGGGGACGAAACCACTTCCAGATTTCCGGATCTGGTTGATGTTATAAAACAGTTTGCTTGCCCTGCTGCTGAAACATTCATGTTGGACGCAGAG GTGGTTGCAACTGATAGAAAGAATGACAATAAACTCATGTCATTCCAAGAGTTATCAACAAGAGAGCGAGGGAGCAAAGATGCTCTGGTAACAACAAAAAGTATTAAG GTTGAAGTCTGCGTCTTTGTGTTTGATATTATGTTCTTCAATGGTGAACA GCTGTTGGCTCTTCCCCTCCGTGAGAGACGAAGAC GTCTCAATGAAGTCTTCCCTGAGACTAGGCCAGGTTTTCTCGAGTATGCTAAGGAAATCACT GTGGGAGCAGAAGAGGCGTCTTTGAATAACCAAGACACTTTGTGTAGAATAAATGCGTTTCTAGAAGAAGCATTTCAGTCATCTTGTGAAGGAATCATGGTTAAGTCTTTAGATGTTGATGCCGGTTACTGCCCCACAAAGCGTTCTGATTCATGGCTTAAG GTTAAGCGAGATTATGTAGATGGATTAGGTGACACATTGGATTTAGTTCCTATAGGTGCTTGGCATGGCAACGGGAGAAAAGCGGGATG GTATAGTCCATTCCTCATGGCCTGCTACAACCCTGAGACCGAGGAGTTCCAGAGTGTCTGTCGTGTCATGTCTGGGTTTTCTGATGCCTTTTACATCGAG ATGAAAGAACTCTACTCAGGAGATAAGATCCTTGCGAAAAAGCCTCCATACTACAGAACAGGGGAGACACCAGACATGTGGTTTACCGCAGAGGTCGTTTGGGAAATCAGAGGTGCGGATCTAACCGTCTCACCTGTACACAGTGCGGCTTTAGGTCTTGTCCATCCATCACGAGGCATCTCTGTTAGATTTCCCAGATTCATCTGTAAAAGGATGGATAAGATTCCGGAGGAATGCAGCACGGCTGCAGATATAGCGGAGATGTTTCATGCTCAAACCAGGAAAATGAACATCAAGTCTCAACACTAA
- the LOC106405784 gene encoding probable histone chaperone ASF1A, producing MSAINITNVSVLDNPAPFVSPFQFEISYECLTSLQDDLEWKLVYVGSAEDETYDQTLESVLVGPVNVGNYRFVLQADPPDPSKIREEDIIGVTVLLLTCSYMGQEFLRVGYYVNNDYEDEQLREEPPAKVLLDKVQRNILSDKPRVTKFPINFHPGDEQTPADADPPPTTEQSDEQQPDDNCGEAQVLPDQPPKSQES from the exons ATGAGTGCGATCAATATCACAAACGTCAGCGTATTGGATAACCCAGCGCCATTTGTGAGCCCTTTTCAGTTCGAGATTTCCTACGAGTGCTTGACTTCTCTCCAAGACG ATTTGGAATGGAAACTTGTCTACGTAGGCTCAGCAGAAGATGAGACTTACGATCAAACTCTAGAGAGTGTGCTTGTGGGTCCTGTTAACGTTGGTAACTACCGCTTTGTCTTGCAG GCTGATCCTCCAGATCCATCAAAGATCCGGGAGGAAGACATCATCGGTGTCACTGTGCTACTGTTGACATGTTCGTACATGGGTCAAGAATTCTTGAGAGTTGGATATTACGTGAACAATGACTATGAAGATGAGCAGCTCAGGGAAGAGCCTCCAGCTAAGGTTTTGCTCGATAAAGTCCAGAGGAACATACTCTCTGACAAACCTAGAGTCACTAAATTCCCTATCAATTTTCATCCAGGAGACGAGCAGACTCCTGCTGATGCAGATCCTCCTCCTACTACTGAACAATCTGATGAACAACAACCTGACGACAACTGTGGTGAAGCTCAAGTTTTGCCTGATCAGCCACCAAAATCCCAGGAATCATGA
- the LOC106353904 gene encoding cyclin-dependent kinase D-2 has translation MSKSGGNQPVDRYLRRQVLGEGTYGVVYKATDTKTGKTVAVKKIRLGNQKEGVNFTALREIKLLKELNHPHIVELIDAFPHDGSLHLVFEYMQTDLEAVIRDRNIFLSPGDIKSYMLMTLKGLAYCHKKWVLHRDMKPNNLLIGENGLLKLADFGLARVFGSPNRRFTHQVFATWYRAPELLFGSRQYGAGVDVWAAGCIFAELLLRRPFLPGSTEIDQLGKIFQAFGTPTQSQWSDMIYLPEYMEFSYTPAPPLRTIFPMASDDALDLLSKMFIYDPRQRITIQQALDHRYFSSSPSPTEPGKLQIPASKGDALEPKASEQNNQHGNSPAVLSPPGKMRRVMGPEG, from the exons ATGTCGAAATCGGGCGGAAACCAACCCGTAGATCGATACCTAAGACGCCAAGTGCTCGGAGAAGGAACATACGGTGTCGTTTACAAAGCCACCGACACCAAG ACAGGTAAGACCGTAGCAGTGAAGAAGATCAGGTTAGGAAACCAGAAAGAAGGCGTCAATTTCACGGCCCTTAGGGAGATCAAGCTCCTAAAAGAGCTGAACCATCCCCACATCGTCGAGCTCATCGACGCGTTTCCTCACGACGGGAGCTTGCATCTGGTTTTCGAGTATATGCAGACGGATTTGGAAGCTGTGATTCGTGACCGTAACATTTTTCTTTCTCCTGGTGATATCAAGTCTTATATGTTGATGACTCTTAAGGGTTTAGCTTATTGTCACAAGAAATGGGTTCTTCATAg GGATATGAAGCCTAATAATCTACTGATTGGAGAGAATGGTCTGTTGAAGTTAGCTGATTTTGGTTTGGCGAGAGTGTTTGGGAGTCCGAATCGGAGGTTTACTCATCAG GTATTTGCGACGTGGTACAGAGCCCCCGAGTTGCTGTTTGGGAGTAGACAGTATGGTGCAGGAGTTGATGTCTGGGCTGCAGGCTGTATCTTTGCTGAGCTATTACTTCGTCGACCCTTTCTACCT GGTTCCACTGAGATAGATCAACTGGGAAAGATCTTTCAAGCTTTTGGAACTCCAACACAATCCCAATGGTCTGACATGATCTATCTCCCAGAGTACATGGAGTTCTCCTACACACCTGCTCCACCACTACGTACCATTTTCCCTATGGCAAGCGACGACGCTTTGGATCTTCTATCCAAAATGTTCATCTACGACCCACGCCAACGTATCACCATACAGCAAGCTTTGGACCACAG gTATTTCTCGTCTTCTCCATCACCAACTGAGCCAGGGAAGCTTCAGATTCCAGCTTCGAAAGGAGACGCCCTCGAACCAAAGGCATCTGAGCAAAACAACCAACACGGAAACAGCCCCGCCGTGCTATCACCTCCTGGAAAAATGAGGAGAGTGATGGGTCCTGAGGGATAA
- the LOC125588866 gene encoding uncharacterized protein LOC125588866 produces the protein MEIETIPGATVGTKQRFYRLYMCFQAQKEAWKKICRPVIGLDGAFLKWDIKGQLLAAVGRDGDNRIVPIAWAVVEIENDANWDWFVKRLALDLGLENGNGFVIMSDKQKGLVKAVHTLLPEAEHRQCCRHIYENWRKGGKDLRLHRFFCIYDFAHLGFIPIGGENAIVSF, from the exons ATGGAAATTGAAACCATACCAGGAGCCACGGTTGGAACCAAGCAGCGGTTCTACAGACTCTACATGTGTTTCCAAGCACAAAAGGAAGCATGGAAGAAGATTTGTAGGCCTGTTATTGGCTTAGATGGAGCCTTTTTGAAATGGGACATCAAGGGACAGTTGTTGGCTGCGGTTGGAAGAGATGGAGACAATAGAATTGTCCCTATTGCTTGGGCTGTAGTGGAGATAGAGAATGATGCAAACTGGGATTGGTTTGTGAAGCGTTTGGCCTTGGATTTGGGATTGGAAAATGGGAACGGCTTTGTTATAATGTCTGACAAACAAAAG GGATTAGTGAAAGCAGTTCATACCCTCCTTCCAGAAGCTGAGCATAGACAGTGTTGTCGCCATATCTACGAGAACTGGAGGAAAGGTGGAAAAGATCTAAGGTTACATAGGTTCTTCTGTATTTATGATTTCGCCCATTTAGGGTTTATACCAATCGGAGGAGAAAACGCTATCGtttctttttga